From Xenopus tropicalis strain Nigerian chromosome 3, UCB_Xtro_10.0, whole genome shotgun sequence, the proteins below share one genomic window:
- the nodal1 gene encoding nodal homolog precursor (The RefSeq protein has 2 substitutions compared to this genomic sequence), giving the protein MAFLTAVLCFGFACMVQGVPSWLESRIPLLGSSVASKHPSLLDGNRHHRDMKYPFYMMQLYQNLVMANDTGLARGHNTATKEYDTVLSLFAKRCMESEKRWTLSFDMSAVSKSSELKLAELRIQLPHIEMSHNVTVDVYHTRDGEENLYLGSFEANPFSTKGSPWKVFNVTRILQHYFKEGQDIKSEYLRTKDRAERGSGMSSAEFLDSPGDSPQYNPHHTPLRRYLSTEGVMLVLFTKVKPSVNHIGFPSLIKTAESSKYVDMEKASRMPGIRRHRRNKNEKHHLSMGSIPSRHVDNGKPLCRRVDMIVNFEDIGWGNWIVYPKKYNAYRCEGACPIPLNETFKPTNHAYMKSVVKLYQPEKVECPLCVPIKMSPLSMLYYEGDEVVLRHHQEMIVEECGCS; this is encoded by the exons ATGGCATTTCTGACAGCAGTCCTGTGCTTTGGTTTTGCCTGCATGGTGCAAGGGGTGCCCTCCTGGCTAGAGAGCAGAATTCCTCTCTTAGGATCCAGTGTGGCATCAAAGCACCCGAGTCTACTGGATGGAAACAGACATCATAGAGATTTGAAATACCCTTTTTATATGATGCAGCTGTACCAGAACCTTGTCATGGCAAACGATACAGGGCTTGCCCGTGGGCACAACACTGCCACTAAGGAATACGACACTGTTCTGAGTCTCTTTGCAAAAA GGTGCACGGAAAGTGAGAAACGTTGGACGCTGTCCTTTGACATGTCAGCTGTCTCCAAGAGCAGTGAGCTGAAGTTGGCAGAACTAAGGATTCAGCTTCCACACATTGAAATGTCACACAATGTGACCGTGGATGTGTACCACACTAGAGATGGGGAAGAGAATCTCTATCTGGGATCATTTGAGGCAAACCCTTTCTCTACCAAAGGCTCACCATGGAAAGTCTTTAACGTAACTAGGATTCTGCAGCATTATTTCAAGGAAGGGCAGGATATTAAAAGTGAATACCTAAGAACAAAGGACAGGGCAGAGAGAGGCTCGGGTATGAGCAGTGCAGAGTTCCTAGATTCCCCGGGAGATTCCCCACAGTATAATCCCCATCATACCCCTCTGCGTAGATATCTTTCTACAGAGGgagtcatgcttgtgttgtttacCAAAGTCAAGCCCTCTGTCAACCACATTGGCTTTCCCAGCCTCATCAAGACAGCGGAGTCATCCAAATATGTTGACATGGAGAAAGCTAGCAGGATGCCTGGTATTAGGAGACACAGGCGGAACAAGAATGAGAAGCATCACTTATCCATGGGAAGCATCCCATCCAGACATGTTGATAATGGGAAACCTCTCTGTCGAAGAGTGGACATGATTGTGAACTTTGAAGACATCGGATGGGGCAACTGGATTGTCTATCCAAAAAAGTACAACGCTTACAGGTGCGAGGGAGCGTGTCCAATTCCACTCAACGAGACCTTCAAACCAACAAACCACGCCTACATGAAA AGTGTGGTCAAGTTGTACCAGCCCGAAAAAGTGGAGTGTCCATTGTGCGTCCCGATAAAGATGAGCCCTCTCTCAATGTTGTATTATGAGGGCGACGAGGTTGTTTTAAGGCACCACCAAGAGATGATTGTAGAGGAGTGTGGGTGCAGTTAA